The DNA region AGCTGCGCGAAGCGCTGGCGCGTCAGGTGCCCTTCGGCGGAGATGCGTGACGGGAACAGGAAGGGGCTGTGCCCGGCATCCGCCCCCGCAACAGGCGGGATGAAGTGACCGCGAAACGGAATGTAGGCGGCAAGCGCCGCCAGCGCCGGGTCGGACAGCGGGACCATCCGATCCTTGCCGCCCTTGCCGCGCACCAGCAGGCCGCGGCCGTCGCGCATGATGGCGGTCATCGGCAGGCCGACCAGTTCCGACACGCGCAGGCCGGTGGCGTACAGCACCTCCAGCAGCGCGACCAGCCGCAGCCCCTCCGGCCCGCCGCGCTCCTCGGCGGTGGCCAGCATGGCGCCGACCTCCGCCTCCGTCAGGATCTTGGGCAGCGGCCGGCCCTGCTTGGGGCTGTCGAGGGGGGAGGCCGGATCGTCGGCCCGCCGGCCCTCCGACAACAGGAAGCGGTAGAACTGCCGCATCGCCGACAGCCGCCGCGCCACGGTGCGGGGGGCACCGTCCTTGCCCTGCACCGCCAGATAGGCCCTCAGATCCTCGGTCCCCGCCGCCTCCAGCGGCACGCCGCGCTGCGCCAGCCAGCGGCCGAGATCGGCGAGGTCGCGCTCATAGGCCAGCCGCGTGTTGACCGCCGCGCCGCGCTCCGCCGTCAGCATGTCGAGGAAGGCGTCGAGATGCGGCGAGGTGGCGACCGGTCGTGGCTTGCACGGCCGGCCCCGGCGCTTGGCTGCGCGTTTTACGGCCATGCCCGATCCGCTCATGATGTCGACAGGCTCCCCGGACTCGAGTTCATGCCAAGCTTGTTGGCGGGATTCATGGCGGGCTTCAAGGCGGGCTTGCCGCCGGAGCGGTGGCGACGGCGGGGCCGGCCAGCGCCGCCATCGCCTCGCGGGCGAGCGCGCGGCCGTCCGCCTCCAGCCCGACCGCCTTCAGGTTGGCGGCCACCCGCGCCGTCACCACCGGAGGCACCCCGGCAGGGCCGGCCTCCCCCAGCAGCAGCAGGGCGGCGACCACCGTCTCGCCGATGCGTCCGCCGGCCGCGGCGTCGCCCAGGCGCTGCCACAGCGCCGGATCGACCCCCGCATCGCTGCCGGTGGGCGGCCCGGCGCCGTCCGTCACCGTCAGCCACGCCTCGTCCGGCACGGCGACGCCCAGCGCCTGGAGCAGCGCCAGCTGGCCGGCGATGCGGGCACGGGCAGGGGTGTCGGCACCGCGCAGCGCCTCGTCCAGCCATGCGGCCAGCCCGCGGGGATCGTCGCCGCCGCGCCCGGTCGCCACCACGGCCAGCGGCCACAGCCAGGCGGTGTCAGCGCTCCGTCCGCTGCGCAGAGCCAGATCGTGCCAGCGCCGCCCCTGGTCGAGCCGGCCGAGTGCGTAATAGAGCCGTGCCGCCGCCGGAGCCAACGCCGCGGCATCGCCGGTGGGCGACACGGTGTCGAGCAGCCCGGCCGCGGCGGCGCCCACCGGCCCGGCACGCAGGCGCGGGTCGACCAGCTCCACCGCCAGGGATGCCAGCCCGACGCGCCGCTGCCCGTCCATCGCCGCCGCCATCGCCTGATGGACCAGCGCACGGCTGCGGGCGGTGCGGTCGCGCTGCGCGATGTCTTTCACCCGCAACAGCTCGTCACCGCGCGGCTGCACCTGGACATAGAGGTCGATAAGCTGCCGGCCGTCGAGGAACAGGGCCGCCGCCGCCCGCTCCCCGGCGGCGGCGCGGGTGGTCGGATCGGTGGAGGGGTTGGTGGCGACCGCGGCCAGCGCCTGCGGATTGTCCAGCGGCAGCCGGTCGGGCGGCACGGCGATCCGCGCCGTCCGCATGGCGGCGAGCGTCAGCGCCAGACCGTCGCCGCCGCCTTGCAGGGCGAGGGCCCGCGCCGGCGGCCGGGCGGCCCCGGCCAGCGCGTCGGCCACCATCAGGAACGGGTCGGAGCGGCGGGCACCACTGCTGCGCAGGGCCGCCAGCGCCTCGTCGGTGCCGGCGCGGTTGCCGACGCGGGCGTGGCAGAACAGGGCGAGCCTGGTCCAATAGTCCGAGGCAAATCCCTTGCCGCGCGCCAGGGCGCGCGGGCAATCGAGGCCGCCGCGCGTCAGTTCCGCATCGGTCAGCGCCCGCGCCGCCGACTCGTCCGCCGCCAGCGCCGCCGGCAGCAGGGCC from Azospirillum thiophilum includes:
- a CDS encoding site-specific tyrosine recombinase XerD, encoding MAVKRAAKRRGRPCKPRPVATSPHLDAFLDMLTAERGAAVNTRLAYERDLADLGRWLAQRGVPLEAAGTEDLRAYLAVQGKDGAPRTVARRLSAMRQFYRFLLSEGRRADDPASPLDSPKQGRPLPKILTEAEVGAMLATAEERGGPEGLRLVALLEVLYATGLRVSELVGLPMTAIMRDGRGLLVRGKGGKDRMVPLSDPALAALAAYIPFRGHFIPPVAGADAGHSPFLFPSRISAEGHLTRQRFAQLLKQLAIDAGIDPEKVSPHVLRHAFATHLLDHGADLRSVQMMLGHADIATTQIYTHVVTERLKRVMHDHHPLARRKPEEPSSGD